A genomic stretch from Vulpes lagopus strain Blue_001 chromosome 11, ASM1834538v1, whole genome shotgun sequence includes:
- the LOC121471726 gene encoding olfactory receptor 8K1 — MNHMDKQNYTAVSEVTEFILMGITKNPRLQAPLFGIFFIIYLVTVTGNLGIIILTHLDSRLHTPMYFFLRHLSITDLGYSTVIGPKMMVNFVVHKNTISYHWCATQLAVFEIFIITELFILSAMAYDRYVAICKPLLYVVIMAEKVRWALVLVPYLYSVFVSLFLTIKLFKLSFCGSNIISYFYCDCLPLISLLCSDTHELELIILIFSGCNLLSSLLIVLVSYMFILVAILRMNSTEGRYKAFSTCSSHLTVVTVFYGTLLFIYLQPKSNHTFDIDKMASVFYTLVIPMLNPLIYSLRNKEVKGALKRTLTNGCKIPT, encoded by the coding sequence ATGAACCATATGGATAAACAGAATTATACTGCAGTGAGTGAGGTGACTGAATTTATTCTCATGGGAATCACCAAAAACCCTCGACTTCAAGCACCCCTCTTTGGAATCTTCTTCATCATATACTTGGTCACGGTGACAGGCAATCTGGGCATAATTATCTTGACCCATTTGGACTCCAGGCTACATACTCCGATGTACTTTTTCCTTAGACATTTGTCAATTACTGATCTTGGTTACTCCACTGTCATTGGCCCAAAaatgatggtaaattttgtggTGCACAAAAATACAATCTCCTACCATTGGTGTGCCACCCAGCTGGCAGTCTTTGAGATTTTCATCATCACTGAACTGTTTATTCTTTCAGCAATGGCCTATGATCGCTATGTAGCCATCTGCAAACCTCTCTTGTATGTGGTCATCATGGCAGAGAAGGTACGTTGGGCGCTGGTCCTTGTTCCCTATCTCTACAGTGtatttgtgtctctttttctcaCAATTAAGTTATTTAAACTGTCCTTCTGTGGATCTAACATTATCAGTTATTTTTACTGTGACTGCCTTCCTCTCATATCCCTGCTCTGTTCTGACACACATGAGTTAGAattgatcattttaattttttcaggctgtaatttgctctcttctctcttgatTGTTCTTGTATCCTATATGTTTATTCTTGTGGCCATTCTCAGAATGAACTCAACTGAAGGGAGATACAAAGCCTTCTCCACCTGTAGCTCCCATCTGACAGTGGTGACTGTGTTCTATGGGACATTACTCTTTATTTACCTGCAACCCAAATCCAACCATACTTTTGATATTGATAAAATGGCTTCTGTGTTTTATACTCTGGTGATCCCTATGCTGAATCCATTGATCTACAGCTTAAGGAACAAAGAAGTAAAAGGTGCTCTGAAGAGAACTTTAACCAATGGGTGCAAAATCCCCACTTAG